TAGCCCTTAATTTTTCTTATATAGAACTTAACacagtttataattttatattatttttactgggttaattatatgatttttctgTCATTCATACTTACCCTGTAAAACCTCCCTGAGGCCTTTTCTCATTCCACACAGTATCCCTAGCATCTAGCTCATCAGTAGGTGCCAAATCAGTAAGTTAATGAATGCAGAATTAAATCTTAGTATTGAAATATATCAAAGatacattgatttttctttaaattctctttttttaactttgataGCTTGCTTATTCTACTCATTTTATGCTTTTCCACTGTGTTTGAAACACTGGCAGCATATCTTTTATATCAATTCttcactttttcctttttcatagtTTTAGTCTTCTATTTATCTTGTTCTGTCAGGCTTGGTTTTGATGGAtaatatatttgatcaagaaggTGACTGGAACGTAAGAAAGATGTGACGTTCAGGGAGACCAAGATTAAATTGTTAGTCTGAATGtagatttttgttattttgctCAATTTAAGCTTGAAATTGATAATATGCTCATATTAACAATGGTGTCTGTTACAGATGCTGAAGGTGACAGACTAACAATTGAGTCTGGGCCACTTACTAGTGAAGACACACTACCCTCAGACCAGATAGACTCCAGAAAGGAACAAGGTATTTTTCATCACCTACTAAAATTAAACTTACTTGATGCTTCATGTATTTTTCCTTATAATATTATTTGTACAAGTGAATGAAATAGCAATATAGTGCTGTCCAAATTCTAAATAagactgatttttgtttttggaaattattttagaaataaatgagaCTCTGCCTGTCACAACTGTAGCTCAGAGTTCAGTTCTCCTCCATCCTCAAGAGGAAGCAGCCAGAGTTAGAATATCTGCAAGGCAGAAGCAGGTAATCGGATATTTAGTTTTTTGTTACCAATGAAATTTGTCATACTGTCTGATTACTTTCAACATTATGTTTTCTCCTGTGTTATGCAAAGTTTCAGctgataaaatgcatttttgtctTTGTAAACTACTCATTTGATCTTTATTCAATCTGCTTTGTATATTttaatgcttcttttaaaaatttgatttatcCTACATAGTTACAGGGCTTTGTACACtattaagtgctcaataaatatttgctgaattaacAAGTCTTCATCATAATATTAGACACCAATGAACacgaagggtcttcaaaatgttcatggagatgcttatgaaaaagctatgtatCAATTTCAGTGGTTTTTtgggcacaaaaataaacattttttaatttctgtttttccatgaacattttgctgTCCTCTCACATTGATAGTGCAATTCTGGAGGTGCTACAGAATTATAAACCATCTAAATTCAGTGAAACCTGTGagtgaaggaaagaaaggaagatgacAGGAACTCAGTGgtattttccattttgaaaacaAGACTGCTCTTTATGAAACTTCACATGCATTCCTTTTtctactcagtaaatatttatctgTGTATCTGACTGtaccagctgctggctttggcatgTGGCTGGACATAGTCCGTGTCTTCATGAAGCTCAGATATGCGTTCATGTTATATAGAATGTGCATTTGTATAATATAGAGTATATTTGTGATTCCTCTGACATTTGACAGGAAAGGTACAAAATGTTGTTCATTGCATTACGTAGCATCTAGATCTCTACACTTTGTAAGGAGTATGTTAAAAATCAGAGTTGCTCTGGGAGGCTTGGCACttgatacttttttcttttatattcataCTGGGAACATTGTATAATTAAAGATGGGAACATAGAACTTAATATCATTTGCTGCTGCTTGATGAGGATTCCCTGtgcttccagaaaacagaaacagtgcttatatatatttttcctccTGCCTCTTTGCACCTCttgctcttttttccttttcccgtCTCACTCCTATCCTCCCTTTGGCAGTAATATAGATAAAATGTCACCACCACTTCTGGGATCATTGGTACTCTAGAGATAAGacctatttgtttttaaaagtatgataCATGTTGTCAGTTTTCTTTTGTGTAAGTTTGTTAATAGATTGATAATTTGTTTTGTTACCTAGATAATGGAAATAGAAGAGCAGAAGCAAAAGCAGCTGGAATTACTTGAACAAATTGAACAACAGAAGTTAAGATTAGAAATTGACTGCTTCAGGGCTCAgctggaagaagaaaaaagaaagaaaacgcaACAGACTGAGGTAGGATGCAGAGGCTCTCTTCCATAAGTTGTTGGGACATAAGAAAAAATGACAAGTAATAGAATTCAGAAAGGTAAAATGCCTTTCCAGTTGTTACTTGGCCATTTTTTCTTCATcgttatgtatatttataaactagtttatatatatatatatataaataaggtAATGACTTTCagcttttagtttttttgtttttatttatttgaaagagttacagggagagaggtagagacagagaggtcttccatcttccagtttactccccagatggaacaatggccggggctgcactgatctgaagccaggagccaggagcttcttctgggtctcccacgtgggtgcaggggcccaaggacttgagccatcctccactgctttcccaggccatagcatagagctggatcggaagaggagcagctgggacttgaaccggcttccATGTTggatgccggtgctccaggccagggctttaacctgctgtgccacagcaccgggcctgTCATCTTTCAGTTTTTATAAGGTACCAGTACATATGACCATGATTTGTACATACTGTGTGTACTGAGCTTTTGGAATTGGCACTAAAGGAGAATGAATGGATGCTTCAATTCTTACTAATGGAAgtgccagattttttttaaaaaaataaagatggggaAGATAATTgctacagcagttaagatatcatTGAGTAagcttgcatcccatacaggtgtgcCTAGATTTGACTCTCAGCCCTGGTTCTGATTCTagcctcttgctaatgtacaccttgggaggaaACACGTAATGGGTCAAGTACTGTGTCCATGCTATCCAAGTGGAAGACTCAtgttgggttctgggctcctggcttcagctgagcccagcccatccttgtgttgtaggcatttggggagtgaagcagcagatggaagatctctgtccctgtctgtctctgtctctctttctcactacctttcaaataaataaaactacatgaggggccggccctgtggtgtagcaggtaaagctgctgcctgtggtgctggcatctcatatgggcacgggttcgagtcccagctactccacttctaatgttcgagtcccagctactccacttctgatccagctccctggtaatgtacctgggaaagcagtggaagatggcccaaatccttgggccccttcacccacgtaagagacccggaagaagctctaagctcctgactttggatcagcccagctccagctattgcagccatttggggagtgaaccagcggatgaaagacctctctcagtctctgaactctgtctttcaaatacataataaataaatctttaaaaaaaatactacatgaAAGTTTACAGTTATACAACTTTAGTTTATGTAAATACTTTAATAGTTGTTTctaaatttgccttttaattgctttgtctttttttaggTTGGTGCTGCTACAGTATCGTGCACTGTGCTTCCTGATGAAGacagccacaggcagatgattcgCAATTATCAACATCagcttttacaacaaaataggtATTAGCTAGAGTGTAATTTATTTGTGATATTACATGGCTACAGCTTCAGAATTTATTGGAATTCCGCATAAAACTATGCCATATAGATTTCTCCAAACACTGTCTTGCTCCTTTTCCTTCATGATTATGACTAACTGCAGACTGCTGTTTGTTCAATTTAATGTATAGACACTTGAGAATGTGGAGCAAGCGTAAAaacaatacttatttatttttgtgtttgctttCGATAGGTTACACAAGCAGTCTATTGAAACAGCGAGGAAACGGTTACTCGAATATCAATCTATGTTAAAAGGAAGGTACCCATCCATGTCAGCTACATCATTAGTATCAGATTCTGTTATTTTGGTACCACCTCAGAAACCCGAAAGACTCACTGCTGTATCAGAACATAGGGATCAAAGTCAGAGACCTAAGTTGAGTCCTAACAAATATCAACCCACACAACCCATACAGATCTCCAGATTAGAACATGATCCTTTTCAGGTGCAAAAACAAAATCACTTTCCACAAACACAAGCAGAAAGAACAGAAACATTAAGCACTCCAGATGTTTTAGCCAGGCGATGTTTAGAATCACAGGAACATCTAAGGCAATTCACACAGActgaaacacaacaacaaaactataAATCTTCTAAGCCAGATGAACCTTCTTTATTTCTGCCACTGCTTCCTCAGCGTTCTTTTACTTCTCTGCCTATTAAAGTTGAATCTGGAAAAACCCACAAACCCTGTTCAACCAGGAGCAAAAGTGCAGTTGCAAAAAGCCATTCTGTAATCAGCCAGAATGGGCCTCTGCCATTCTCAGAGAATATCACAGCACAGCAAAATCATTTGAAGGTTCTCCAAGAACAGCTAGACCTACAGAAGGAAGCTCTTCAGGCAAGACAGGAAGCTCAGGAACAACTGCTTTTGTGCAAACAGAAACAGTTGGAAGAGCAAATTggtttctctctatttcttccaTTGGATTCATCTGCTTCACTGCCTGGTGCCAAACCTGAATCAGGGAAAATTCAGGAACCTCCTCCATTCAAGGTGGATACTGCACTTTCCTCAGGTGATCCTGTGGTCCCACAACTTcaggatgggcatttgagtttTCCACAGCCTGTTTGTTTACCACAGCAAActaattttaaatttctgcaaGAAAAGTTGAATATTCAAAAGGATAGCCTTCAGGCTAGGCGAGAAGCTCAGGAAGTACTAGATATTCATAAACAGAGTCAATTGGATGGAAGAGTAGATTCTGAACAGGctgagccctcccctctcccatttcagGTAGGTCAGCATACATTTACCTCGCCACCTTCTACTGatagaaaatctagaaaaatccAGGAGCAGTGTTTACCTacgagtgagaaaggtcttctctcaaGCCAGTATGAAATCACAAAATCTCAAGATGAGTCCTCAAGTTTCCTACAACAGTTCCTTCCTCTCCATGATAGTTTGAAATTGCTCAAAGAACAGCTGACTGCACAAAGGGATGCTCTTCAGGCTAGGCATGAAGCTCAAATGGAATTACTTTTACATAGACAAAGGGATCTGAGGGACAGTAAGTCTGGGCAGATGAGTTCTTCATTCTCACCAATGGTTGTTGGACATTCTTTTCCTTCACAAGATTCTTCTGATGCTGAGTCTAGGAGAATTCAAAAaccttatttatctgagaaggaGCATGTAAGTCCTTCTAGTCATTTGATAGTCCCAACATTCCAGGATAAATCTCTTAGTTTGCCACAACATAGCCTGCCACAGCAAGATTTGACAGCATTCCACGAACAGTCACACATACAGAGGGTAATACTTGGTGCTGGACAGGAAACTCAACGTAAACAAAGTGTGCTGGAGAATATCCGAGGAAATACACTTGAAGAAACTGACTTGTCTTCCTTCTTACCCCAGTTAGCACAAGCTTCATCTCCCTCACTGCCTTCTGCTGAGTCTGGTGCAACCCAGGTGTTTCTTTCAACAGAAAGTGATAATGAAATTCCATCAAGCCAGTTTCAGATCCCAGAACTGCAGGATAGGCTTTTGAGAATATCACAGCTTATCCAGCCCCAGCAAGATAATTTGAATGCACTTCAAGAACAGTTAGCTACTCAGAGGGAAGCCATCTTTCAGCTCAGACAGGAAGCTCAGGAAGAACAACTTTTACATCGAGAGAGTGAGTGGAAGGGAAGACTATCTCCTGAGCAAGTTGGCACCTCTTCCTTACCCCAAGTAGCAGAGCATCCATTTACTTCATTACCTCTTACTGTATCTGAAAGAACCCAAGAATCTTGTTCAGCTAACAGTGATTACACAGTCTCCTCAAGCCATTCTGAAATGCCAAGATTACCTGAAAGGCTGTTGGGTTTATCACATAGTGTTTTACCTCAGCAAGATAATTTGATTTCACTTCAGGAACATTTGCAGGCACAGGCAAATTCCCTTCCTTCTATTGAAAAAATCTCAAAAGAATTTATTTTGCCCAGACAAGGTAAATATGAGGAAAAAGTATCTAATGAGCATTTTATCCAAACTCACCATGATGATTTGAAGGCACTTCAACAGCAGTTAGATATTCAGAGGAAAGCCATTCGGTCTAGGCAGGAAGTCCAAGAagaactactttttaaaagattaagtaAATTGGAGAAAAGGGTATCATCTGAACAGATTGGCTCCTCTTCATTCTTACCCCTTGATGCACTGCCTTTTGCCAGCTCTGATAGAACCCAGAAATCTTTACCAGCTGAAAGTAATGGTACTCTTCCCTCAAGTCATCCTGAAATCACAAGATCACAGGATAGGCTTTTGAGTTTATCACAGCCTATTCATCAACAAGGTAATGTGACAGCACAATTGGACTTACCTAGAGAAGTGTGTTCTAGTAAGAGACCTCAAGAAGAACTACTTTTAAACAAAGTAAATAAGCTAAACAAAAGTGAATCTGCTGAGCATGCTATCCCTACGTTTTTCAAGGAAACAGAGCATTCATTTATTCCACTACCTTTTGCTGAAGCTAAATCTAAAAGCATATGtgaattgcattcatctaaaaatGAACATGCAGCTCTTCCAAGCGATTCTGTGTTCCCAAGGTTTGAAGATAGGCTTTTGAGTTTTTCACAGCCTGTCTTAGCTCAACAAGATAACTTGGGTCTTCAGAAGCAGTTGGGTTTTGAAAGAGAAGTTCTGCATTATAGCCAGCAAGCCCAAGAAGAATTGCAGGTACAGAGACAAACAGCCTTGCAGCAGCAGATCCAGAAACATCAAGAGACTTTGAAGGATTTCTTTAAAGACAATCAGGTATGTTGTAAACATGAATATCTAAGAAGTAATGGAAGTTCGGAACCAACTCAGTTTTAATCCTAGGCCTATGAGCTTTTAGTTAATGAGAGTAAGTGGTTTGACTTTTAAATATGCTTTAATTTTTAAGCAGTGTAGAAATTAAATTGATAGACCTCACATGAAGTTTATGAGCTTAATGGTTATTTGAaaccaattaatttttaaagggatttatatttttatttgaaaggcagagttaacacagagaaagagagtgacatcttcgatttgctggttcactccttaagtgtcagcagtggccagagctaggagccaggagctttttcctggtctcccatatggattcaggggtccaagcacttggaccatcttccgctcctttcccaggtgtattagggagtaggattggaagtggagcagccaggactccaaccggtgcacATACAGGATGCTGCACGGCACTGCAGCCCATTGTACcagagctggccccagaaacCAATGAATTCCTAGTGGAAACTTTGTAAAACAATGTAGCCTTTTATTTGGACATTTGGTATGAGATTTAAATATACcgtaaaattaaaattgtaaaagtAATTGGTTAGCAGAATTTCTTTTATGTAGTAGATCTTGTGCTTTTTATCTATAACATTCTGTTTACATGTGTGAGAATAAATCAAGTCCCATTTTTTTCCTCAGGTAACACAATTATTGCCTGTTGTGAAACTGCCATTATTTTAGGATGATGGAGAGCTGGACAGGCTGCTTCTATCTGAATTATTGAAAAGACTCTGCCAAAGTCACTCAGACATTCATTATTTCTCTCCACAGGAGACAAGAGTGTTTTCTACTAAAAAGGAGTgtatccattttttattttaaatagctgctttttgtttatttatttctttaaagatttacttatttgtttgagaggcagagttccagacagagagggcttgcatccactgttcactcctcaaatggccgcaacagctgggccattcaggagccaggagcttcttcctggtctcccatgtgggtgcaggggcccaagcactagggccatcttccactgctttcccaggccgttagcaggaagcttgatcggaaatggagcagccaagacttgaaccagtgcccatatgggatgctggcactgcaggttgaggcTTAACATACTACTCTACAGTGTCAACCCCTACTTTTTGTTTATTCTAAACAATGTTCTATGAATCCTTTGATGTTCAAGAAAAGTTGAGTTTTTGAGATTGATCATTTGAAGGAAAAGCAATGGCAAATGAAAATGGGAGATCCTTGAGTATGATTGTTTATTGAAAGAAAGATACAGGAGAGGCAAGATTTTAGGTTTAGCATTATGAATTATTGCACTTTTTAATGGGAATATAGCTTTTTCATTATCTTACTCTTTTAGTTGTGGATAGCATGGTGCAGTTGGTGGAACTATTTGAGGTTCTAATTTAGGAaggaagatattaaaaaaagGGAGATATAAATCTAATGAATTCTTCACATGATCCCTCAATTTGTGTCATCCCCACCCTCATCTGTCCACTTTTTCAGACAAGTAATTCCACAGTtgaaaatgacttaaaaatgCAGAAGATGGGGCACTTCAGAGAGTGGCTTCCTCATATCCAGGACCTTGCAAGCAACGATCAGGAAAATAGTCGTGTAGATGGGAGCAACTCTGATTATAATCAGCTGCTTTCAGAACGTACTAGTGCCAAGCAAAGTGGTAAGATATTgcaatttattataattattctgATTATTATTTGCTCTCATCCTCTGCagtacttttgtttgtttgtgggtttttaaaaatttttttttgcctaactttGTCATTGACTTGATAGGTGAGCATTTGGACAAAGAGTTCGGTAGAAGATCCTCAAAGCCACCTGTAGCAAAAGTTAAATGTGGATTGGAGGTAAACCAACATGAACTTAGTGCTATACAAGAAGTAGAATCACCAGCAAGTGTTAGAACTTCTATACCAGGTAAACAGAGGgcttgataaaatattttaatagtctgctattcttctagatttttttaggctggctttattttattttattttatttttgctaatgAAACAGACTTTGAATacttaaaataggaaaatattggTTTTACATATATAGTATTTAAAACTTGGGCTTAAGAAAATGTGGCTTTAAGTAACTAGTCTTTATTTCGTGTATGAATGATGCCAATGTACTATATACAGCAATTCTTCCATGTACCATATTTTGACACACTTGTTCcctattatttttgttgtttacttCTAAACTTGTTACTTTAGGATGTAAcccagtttgtttttgttttctttgttttttttctcttaatgacTTTTTGCTTTAATACCTTCAGTGctgttttcctgtattttttatttaaaaaaaattctaaaaatactgGCTTTAAGTACAATTAAAATAGGTATATTTCTTCACTATTATTTCTACATCTGAGAACCTAGAAAAATTCTTCCCTACAAAGTTTACTAAGTAGTCCTGTTAGAATTTCTTAGTTATTTTTAGATTTCAAAGTTACCAAATAAATTTCCTGATcaaaatttaacaaaacaaatCCTTTTGTAAAAGGAAACATAAGctttttgtgtatacaaaggtatAGAGAAGTGTAATGAAAACATTGTCTATTTTGGTCTTGAGTCATATGGTACTGTACTTTTGTTTCTGactgaaagaataagaaaggtagAGATTCATAGTGATGCCTAAGAATCAATTCCTTTGTGGCCAGCATCAGCGCACgtcaggttaagccgctgccacTGATGCTGATATCTTATGTTGGAGCACTGGttggcgtcctggctgctctgcttcccatccagctccctgctaatggccctgggaaagcagcacaatgaTCTTGGTGATCAAATGCTTGAACCCTTGCCACTCACAAGACtcagatgagctcctggctcctggctcctggcttcagcttggtccagccccagtctgtggccagttagggagtgaaccagtaaatggaacatctctttgtctccctttttctctgtcactctgcctttcagataaataaaagaaaaagaatcagtcCCTTTTTGCTTCCTCATGATGTCAGTGGAGcatgtaaagattttattttactagGCTTTGGGAGCTTTTCTGTTTTGCACTTTTTATCAAACCACAACTGTTTAGGAATTGATCATCATTGATTTAGTAAATCATGTCTGAGGTTGCAAAAATGTCATTTTGTCTAAAAGAGAAAGAACTTATTCCCTTTCCTCTACTTTCCTCTTTCAACTGTCTTTTTTAAGTGAATGTTATCCAGATGTCAAGCCTTGACCTTCCCTTGTCCATACTTAACCAAACCCAATGAGCCACCAGATCTGATCTCTACTTTGTGAACTCTGCTATCTGTCCCTTCTTTCCATTGCTCTATCACTCCATTAATCtggctctcatttttttttttttcctggatggcTGCTACAGCTTGCAGTGTTTGCTGTTTCCAGTCCTGCCTTACTCTAGTCCATTTTCCCATGATATATTCAGCtaatctccctctcctttcccctgtTTAGTACTCTAAGgcagtttattttgttgttttttatttgtttgaaagaaataggtaaacagagacaaagaattcattactcaaatgtccacagtgattGGTTTGAGAGTGAGGAGTGGGGAAGCAAAACTGGTAGCCAGGATCTcaaccatgtctcccacataggaaacACCAGGCACTCCTGATGTGGGATTTGAGCATCCTAATCAGCATCTTAAAtactgggctaaatgcccaccccagtgaTTCTGATGATTGAAGGACTAACTCTTAAGTCAAGGTCCCTACTTCACCTATCAAACAAACcctttaggatcttttttttttttttttttcttttttaaacctcAGTGGTTTCTccacaaactatttttttttttttaaagatttatttagttatatgaaaggcagagttacagagaggcagaggcagagaaggagggatggagggagagagagaatatcttctattctctggtttactcctcaaatggctgctatggcgagatctgggccaatccgaagctaggaacaggaaccaggagcttcttccgggtctcccacttgggtacagggacccaaagagttgggccatcctccagtcctttcccaggccatagcagagagctggattgaaagtagagcagccgagatttgaaccggtgcccatatgggatgctggcactgtaggcagttgctttaccagctgcaccacagtgctggcccctctttaggATCTTATTCCTTCCTTCATGACTTGGCTTTGGTCTAGTAAACTCCTGAAGTACCAAGTGTCCTTCTCATGTGCCCTTGGGAGctctcaaaaagataaataatgctAAAAGTTATAACATGAATAGTAGTTCTTCCTGTCCCTGCTCACCCCTTGATCTCATTCTACAGAGGCCATCATTTTTCAATTCATACAAGTGTTTCTTATATTTATGTTCATAAATACAATGAATTAAAGCAGAAATTAAGCTAAATTATCATCATGGTGATGCATAAACATTTTTCATGGCTATGACAATTAGTATATTGtgattatatttccattttgtaaGTTTCTTTCCTATAGTGTCTCATATTTTTTCATTGCTTAAAGTTTCTATAGAATGCCTGTTTTCCTAATACTTTTATTAAATATCTCTCAATATAATTTTCCATGGAGTTCACAGTATTT
This window of the Lepus europaeus isolate LE1 chromosome 7, mLepTim1.pri, whole genome shotgun sequence genome carries:
- the CEP295 gene encoding centrosomal protein of 295 kDa isoform X6 encodes the protein MKRKVANAAKLRLSPNEEALILKEDYERRRKLRLLQVREQERDIALQIREDIKQRRNQQFTRLAEELRAEWEDSQTQKIQNLEKLYLASLRTMGEGHRQAKENEPDLDALARRAAERKRKAQMRHKEALKLQKNQKEILAKEKTWHIQARKEALLVEKERSAKIASLPPPPPTLFESIDVKRTSAVKPSSSTYHHMSTFVSREKDTKQPDAHLAAEEEAKRLDELQKQAAQERMEQYEKAHARGFQAMQKIHLAQNQEKLMKELKQLQQEDLARRRQTVAQMPPQLVELPYRRSEMKEDWQRELEFAFEDMYNADRKVKGNLILHLEPEPLPTVTDQIQDEELDLSVEQEGLGETENLQMTEAKIISSEPEVPLTMKTKQVSSKILFKKLLNKIRSQKSLWTIKSLSEDESEMITTVNEMKSKASTAESGTGQEQDAEGDRLTIESGPLTSEDTLPSDQIDSRKEQEINETLPVTTVAQSSVLLHPQEEAARVRISARQKQIMEIEEQKQKQLELLEQIEQQKLRLEIDCFRAQLEEEKRKKTQQTEVGAATVSCTVLPDEDSHRQMIRNYQHQLLQQNRLHKQSIETARKRLLEYQSMLKGRYPSMSATSLVSDSVILVPPQKPERLTAVSEHRDQSQRPKLSPNKYQPTQPIQISRLEHDPFQVQKQNHFPQTQAERTETLSTPDVLARRCLESQEHLRQFTQTETQQQNYKSSKPDEPSLFLPLLPQRSFTSLPIKVESGKTHKPCSTRSKSAVAKSHSVISQNGPLPFSENITAQQNHLKVLQEQLDLQKEALQARQEAQEQLLLCKQKQLEEQIGFSLFLPLDSSASLPGAKPESGKIQEPPPFKVDTALSSGDPVVPQLQDGHLSFPQPVCLPQQTNFKFLQEKLNIQKDSLQARREAQEVLDIHKQSQLDGRVDSEQAEPSPLPFQVGQHTFTSPPSTDRKSRKIQEQCLPTSEKGLLSSQYEITKSQDESSSFLQQFLPLHDSLKLLKEQLTAQRDALQARHEAQMELLLHRQRDLRDSKSGQMSSSFSPMVVGHSFPSQDSSDAESRRIQKPYLSEKEHVSPSSHLIVPTFQDKSLSLPQHSLPQQDLTAFHEQSHIQRVILGAGQETQRKQSVLENIRGNTLEETDLSSFLPQLAQASSPSLPSAESGATQVFLSTESDNEIPSSQFQIPELQDRLLRISQLIQPQQDNLNALQEQLATQREAIFQLRQEAQEEQLLHRESEWKGRLSPEQVGTSSLPQVAEHPFTSLPLTVSERTQESCSANSDYTVSSSHSEMPRLPERLLGLSHSVLPQQDNLISLQEHLQAQANSLPSIEKISKEFILPRQGKYEEKVSNEHFIQTHHDDLKALQQQLDIQRKAIRSRQEVQEELLFKRLSKLEKRVSSEQIGSSSFLPLDALPFASSDRTQKSLPAESNGTLPSSHPEITRSQDRLLSLSQPIHQQGNVTAQLDLPREVCSSKRPQEELLLNKVNKLNKSESAEHAIPTFFKETEHSFIPLPFAEAKSKSICELHSSKNEHAALPSDSVFPRFEDRLLSFSQPVLAQQDNLGLQKQLGFEREVLHYSQQAQEELQVQRQTALQQQIQKHQETLKDFFKDNQTSNSTVENDLKMQKMGHFREWLPHIQDLASNDQENSRVDGSNSDYNQLLSERTSAKQSGEHLDKEFGRRSSKPPVAKVKCGLEVNQHELSAIQEVESPASVRTSIPGKPDFCQDRDPMRVSISREQSFLGSPLACDPLACLQSVAQDSVCGDEHDKAVQVKESEVENHAVLSFAVEEEYPHLGLIVKPDDKAETQEISPEPISSETVSTGSFLSYENIDLSLTDPAVDLDFPELEHIFPHLHRQLFRPLEPHPDFGLSPSSSEISQDNRDFYQASDSSSEIHRATASSKRSLSLTALRRTSLHSPNTSLNQQTHPDLALAAGQSFATENTEEPEQSFQQLLPEFSSQEESQHVDLPSIFSVEARYSSEGMDNQNYLSEEQTKILHNKKKSVHFQLSVENLSSVCSSSDEANVFDQVHVQHSTPCGSTSSECSIKHQLERKDKLGFEELSKRGIVTMLQSQELTENGQDEAYRVLAVNPEREEIDSQLCIRTVEKGSSLQIPAIVPIQNEKCFEDSPKTETPETLRNLSQLAKSERFVSSGSFSFQSCIPVWETESGHGIMEEPELTLVSTSDISVAETDFANLTLEEKGEIEAKSCFQVSESLPLAPETETADHLALSECSTDKDKSATVSTEMLLEFTAIPGSLQEAFVKRKKSFIQRSCQRQKEIRNKTHVSENSQIKTAKEKPPTGSFVNRLKGVSKVRVSIPEDRKTTQSLMHQRALRLYNQLAEVKQQKEEKAKQEAFAQNRARAKEFHKKTLQKLRAKNTW